The following proteins are encoded in a genomic region of Candidatus Methylomirabilota bacterium:
- a CDS encoding DUF2442 domain-containing protein codes for EQTQMTILPSVVKAEYRGEYRISLTFNDGTSKTVDFLPWLQGPIFEPLRDVDYFRGFFVSGSTVCWPNGADIAPETLYAATDIRQVA; via the coding sequence AGGAGCAGACTCAGATGACGATTCTCCCAAGTGTCGTGAAGGCCGAGTACCGCGGGGAGTATCGAATCTCCCTTACCTTTAACGATGGGACGTCGAAGACCGTTGACTTTCTCCCGTGGCTGCAGGGACCAATTTTCGAACCGCTCCGTGACGTCGACTACTTTCGCGGCTTCTTCGTTTCCGGCTCGACGGTCTGCTGGCCGAATGGCGCCGATATCGCGCCCGAGACCCTGTACGCCGCCACGGACATCCGACAGGTGGCGTAG